From Lysobacter auxotrophicus, the proteins below share one genomic window:
- the guaA gene encoding glutamine-hydrolyzing GMP synthase, with product MTNIHTDKILILDFGAQYTQLIARRIREIGVYCEIWAWDHDPAEIAAFGAKGIILSGGPESTTEQGAPRAPQEVFDAGLPILGICYGMQTLAAQLGGATEAADAREFGHAEVELVASDALLGGLTDHDGEPRIDVWMSHGDHVAKAPPGWTVTAVTDRIPVAAMAREDKRWYGVQFHPEVTHTKQGQTLLRRFVAEICGCKTLWTAANIIEDQIARVREQVGSDEVILGLSGGVDSSVVAALLHKAIGEQLTCVFVDTGLLRWNEGDQVMAMFAEHMGVKVVRVNAADRYFKALAGVEDPEAKRKIIGNLFVQIFDEESAKLKNAKWLAQGTIYPDVIESAGSKTGKAHVIKSHHNVGGLPEDMKLRLVEPLRELFKDEVRRLGVELGLPRAMVYRHPFPGPGLGVRILGEVKREHAELLARADHIFIEELRKADLYDRTSQAFAVFLPVKSVGVVGDARAYEWVIALRAVETIDFMTAHWAHLPYDFLGRVSNRIINELRGVSRVVYDISGKPPATIEWE from the coding sequence ATGACCAACATCCACACCGACAAGATCCTCATCCTCGATTTCGGCGCGCAGTACACGCAGCTGATCGCCCGCCGCATCCGCGAGATCGGCGTCTACTGCGAGATCTGGGCGTGGGACCACGATCCGGCGGAAATCGCCGCGTTCGGCGCGAAGGGCATCATCCTGTCGGGCGGCCCGGAATCGACGACCGAGCAGGGCGCCCCGCGCGCGCCGCAGGAAGTCTTCGACGCCGGCCTGCCGATCCTGGGCATCTGCTACGGCATGCAGACGCTCGCCGCGCAGCTGGGCGGCGCGACCGAAGCGGCCGATGCGCGCGAATTCGGCCACGCCGAAGTCGAGCTGGTCGCGAGCGACGCGCTGCTCGGCGGGCTGACCGACCACGACGGCGAGCCGCGCATCGACGTGTGGATGAGCCACGGCGACCACGTCGCCAAGGCGCCGCCGGGCTGGACCGTCACCGCCGTGACCGATCGCATTCCGGTCGCCGCGATGGCGCGCGAGGACAAGCGCTGGTACGGCGTGCAGTTCCATCCGGAGGTCACGCACACCAAGCAGGGCCAGACGCTGCTGCGCCGTTTCGTGGCCGAGATCTGCGGCTGCAAGACGCTGTGGACGGCCGCCAACATCATCGAGGACCAGATCGCGCGCGTGCGCGAGCAGGTCGGTTCGGATGAAGTGATCCTCGGCCTGTCCGGCGGCGTGGATTCCTCCGTCGTCGCCGCCCTGCTGCACAAGGCGATCGGCGAGCAGCTCACCTGCGTGTTCGTCGACACCGGCCTGCTGCGCTGGAACGAGGGCGACCAGGTGATGGCGATGTTCGCCGAGCACATGGGCGTGAAGGTCGTGCGCGTGAACGCCGCCGACCGTTACTTCAAGGCGCTCGCCGGCGTCGAGGATCCCGAAGCCAAGCGCAAGATCATCGGCAACCTGTTCGTCCAGATCTTCGACGAGGAGTCGGCCAAGCTGAAGAACGCGAAGTGGCTCGCGCAGGGCACGATCTATCCGGACGTGATCGAGTCGGCGGGCAGCAAGACCGGCAAGGCGCACGTCATCAAGAGCCACCACAACGTGGGCGGCCTGCCGGAAGACATGAAGCTGCGCCTCGTCGAGCCGCTGCGCGAGTTGTTCAAGGACGAAGTGCGTCGCCTCGGCGTCGAACTCGGCCTGCCGCGCGCGATGGTCTATCGCCATCCGTTCCCGGGCCCGGGCCTGGGCGTGCGCATCCTGGGCGAAGTGAAGCGCGAACACGCCGAACTGCTCGCACGCGCCGACCACATCTTCATCGAAGAGCTGCGCAAGGCCGATCTCTACGACCGGACCAGCCAGGCCTTCGCCGTGTTCCTGCCGGTGAAGTCGGTGGGCGTGGTGGGCGATGCGCGCGCGTACGAGTGGGTCATCGCGCTGCGCGCGGTGGAAACCATCGACTTCATGACCGCGCACTGGGCGCACCTGCCGTACGATTTCCTCGGCCGCGTGTCCAATCGCATCATCAACGAGTTGCGCGGCGTCTCGCGCGTCGTGTATGACATCAGCGGGAAGCCGCCGGCCACGATCGAGTGGGAATGA
- the prpF gene encoding 2-methylaconitate cis-trans isomerase PrpF, with the protein MTHAPQIRIPATFMRGGTSKGVFFRLDDLPEAARVPGKARDALLQRVIGSPDPYGKHTDGMGGATSSTSKCVIISKSSVPGHDVDYLYGQVAIEESFVDWSGNCGNLSTAVGPFAIAAGLIDAERIPQDGLCTVRIWQANIGKTIIAHVPVTHGQVQETGDFELDGVTFPAAEIQLEFLDPSDDGDAGGSMFPTGNLIDELEVPGVGTFKATMITAGIPTIFLDAADLGYTGSELQDAINKDATALANFEKIRAHGALRMGLIKHLDEAKTRQHTPKVAFVAPPADYVSSSGKQVAANDIDLQARAMSMGKLHHAMMGTAAVAIGTAASIPGTLVNRAAGGGERESVRFGHPSGTLRVGAQVKLVDGQWTVTKAIMSRSARVLMEGWVRVPADSF; encoded by the coding sequence ATGACCCACGCACCGCAGATCCGCATCCCCGCCACCTTCATGCGCGGCGGCACGAGCAAGGGCGTGTTCTTCCGCCTGGATGACCTGCCCGAAGCCGCGCGCGTGCCCGGCAAGGCGCGCGATGCGCTGCTGCAACGCGTGATCGGTTCGCCCGACCCGTACGGCAAGCACACCGACGGCATGGGCGGCGCGACGTCCAGCACGAGCAAGTGCGTGATCATCTCGAAGTCGTCCGTGCCCGGGCACGACGTCGATTACCTCTACGGCCAGGTCGCCATCGAGGAATCCTTTGTCGACTGGAGCGGCAACTGCGGCAACCTGAGCACGGCGGTCGGTCCCTTCGCGATCGCCGCCGGGCTGATCGACGCCGAGCGCATTCCGCAGGACGGCCTGTGCACGGTACGCATCTGGCAGGCGAACATCGGCAAGACGATCATCGCGCACGTGCCGGTGACCCACGGCCAGGTGCAGGAAACCGGCGATTTCGAACTGGACGGCGTGACCTTCCCCGCTGCGGAAATCCAGCTGGAATTCCTCGATCCGTCCGACGACGGCGATGCCGGCGGCTCCATGTTCCCCACCGGCAATCTCATCGACGAACTGGAGGTGCCGGGCGTCGGCACGTTCAAGGCGACGATGATCACTGCGGGAATTCCCACGATCTTCCTTGACGCCGCAGATCTGGGGTACACCGGCAGCGAGTTGCAGGACGCGATCAACAAGGACGCCACGGCGCTGGCGAACTTCGAGAAGATCCGTGCGCACGGCGCCCTGCGCATGGGGCTGATCAAGCATCTGGACGAGGCGAAGACGCGCCAGCACACGCCGAAGGTCGCGTTCGTCGCGCCGCCGGCGGATTACGTTTCCTCGAGCGGCAAGCAGGTTGCGGCGAACGATATCGATCTGCAGGCGCGCGCGATGTCGATGGGCAAGCTGCACCACGCGATGATGGGCACGGCCGCGGTGGCGATCGGTACCGCTGCCTCGATTCCCGGCACGCTGGTGAACCGCGCCGCAGGCGGCGGCGAACGCGAGTCGGTGCGCTTCGGCCACCCCTCCGGCACGTTGCGCGTGGGCGCGCAGGTGAAGCTCGTCGACGGCCAGTGGACCGTGACGAAGGCCATCATGAGCCGCAGCGCGCGCGTGTTGATGGAAGGCTGGGTGCGGGTGCCGGCGGATTCGTTCTGA
- a CDS encoding SRPBCC family protein, producing the protein MPGTVTLHRVIRAPAERIYRAFITPAAMVKWLPPHGFTGEVHSMDARVGGSYRMSFTNFGTGGSHSFGGTYREMVPGEKLRYDDQFDNPELPGTMEVEITLKPGMVGTDVSIVQKGIPDSIPVEFCYLGWQESLEMLAKLVEPEIPDGA; encoded by the coding sequence ATGCCCGGCACCGTCACCCTGCACCGCGTCATCCGCGCGCCCGCCGAACGCATCTACCGTGCCTTCATCACGCCGGCCGCGATGGTGAAGTGGCTTCCGCCGCACGGTTTCACCGGCGAGGTCCATTCGATGGATGCACGCGTCGGCGGCAGCTACCGCATGTCGTTCACCAACTTCGGCACCGGCGGCAGCCATTCCTTCGGCGGCACGTACCGCGAGATGGTCCCCGGCGAAAAGCTGCGCTACGACGACCAGTTCGACAATCCCGAGCTCCCCGGCACGATGGAAGTCGAGATCACGCTGAAGCCCGGCATGGTCGGTACCGACGTGAGCATCGTGCAGAAAGGCATTCCCGATTCGATCCCGGTCGAGTTCTGCTACCTGGGGTGGCAGGAATCGCTGGAGATGCTGGCGAAGCTGGTGGAGCCGGAGATTCCGGACGGGGCGTGA
- the acnD gene encoding Fe/S-dependent 2-methylisocitrate dehydratase AcnD, producing MNSQHRKPLPGTSLDYFDAREAVEAIAPGAWAGLPYTSRVLAENLVRRCDPTTLVASLKQLIERRRDLDFPWFPARVVCHDILGQTALVDLAGLRDAIADQGGDPAKVNPVVPVQLIVDHSLAVECGGFDPDAFAKNRAIEDRRNEDRFHFIEWTKHAFKNVDVIPPGNGIMHQINLEKMSPVIQSQRDENGKLVAFPDTCVGTDSHTPHVDALGVIAIGVGGLEAENVMLGRASWMRLPDIIGVELTGKRQPGITATDIVLALTEFLRREKVVGAYLEFRGEGAASLTLGDRATISNMAPEYGATAAMFFIDDQTLDYLRLTGREDAQVKLVETYAKTAGLWADDLKAAQYERTLTFDLSSVVRNMAGPSNPHKRLPTSDLTQRGIAGNLDAARAQEAEGLMPDGAVIIAAITSCTNTSNPRNVIAAGLLARNANARGLTRKPWVKTSLAPGSKAVQLYLEDAKLLPELEQLGFGIVAFACTTCNGMSGALDPAIQQEIIDRDLYATAVLSGNRNFDGRIHPYAKQAFLASPPLVVAYAIAGTVRFDIERDALGADADGKPVTLKDIWPSDEEIDAIVAQSVKPEQFRRVYEPMFNIRVEHGERVSPLYDWRPQSTYIRRPPYWEGALAGERTLRGLRALAVLGDNITTDHLSPSNAILMNSAAGEYLHKMGLPEEDFNSYATHRGDHLTAQRATFANPTLMNEMAVMDGEVKKGSLARIEPDGQVVRMWEAIETYMERRQPLIIIAGADYGQGSSRDWAAKGVRLAGVEAIVAEGFERIHRTNLIGMGVLPLEFKPGFNRTVLRIDGTETFDVIGERKPRADLTLVIHRRDGERVEVPVTCRLDSDEEVSIYEAGGVLQRFAQDFLESSARAA from the coding sequence ATGAACTCCCAACACCGCAAACCGCTGCCCGGCACGTCGCTGGACTATTTCGACGCACGCGAAGCGGTCGAGGCCATCGCCCCCGGCGCGTGGGCCGGCCTGCCCTACACCTCGCGCGTGCTGGCGGAAAACCTGGTGCGCCGCTGCGACCCGACGACGCTGGTCGCGTCGCTGAAGCAGCTGATCGAACGCCGCCGCGACCTGGATTTCCCGTGGTTCCCCGCGCGCGTGGTGTGCCACGACATCCTCGGCCAGACGGCCCTGGTGGACCTCGCCGGCCTGCGCGATGCCATCGCCGACCAGGGCGGCGACCCTGCGAAGGTGAACCCGGTCGTGCCGGTGCAGCTGATCGTCGACCACTCGCTCGCGGTGGAGTGCGGCGGCTTCGACCCCGATGCGTTCGCGAAGAACCGCGCCATCGAGGATCGCCGCAACGAGGACCGTTTCCACTTCATCGAGTGGACCAAGCACGCGTTCAAGAACGTCGACGTGATCCCGCCGGGCAACGGGATCATGCATCAGATCAACCTCGAAAAGATGTCGCCGGTGATCCAGTCCCAGCGCGACGAGAACGGCAAGCTCGTCGCGTTCCCCGACACCTGCGTCGGCACCGACAGCCACACGCCGCACGTCGATGCGCTGGGCGTCATCGCGATCGGCGTCGGCGGGCTTGAAGCCGAGAACGTCATGCTCGGCCGCGCGTCGTGGATGCGCCTGCCGGACATCATCGGCGTCGAACTCACCGGCAAGCGGCAGCCGGGCATCACCGCGACCGACATCGTGCTCGCGCTCACCGAATTCCTGCGCAGGGAAAAGGTCGTCGGCGCGTACCTGGAATTCCGCGGCGAAGGCGCGGCCAGCCTGACGCTTGGCGACCGCGCGACGATCTCGAACATGGCGCCCGAATACGGCGCGACGGCGGCGATGTTCTTCATCGACGACCAGACGCTCGACTACCTGCGCCTCACCGGCCGTGAAGACGCGCAGGTGAAGCTCGTCGAAACCTACGCGAAGACCGCCGGCCTGTGGGCCGACGACCTGAAGGCCGCGCAGTACGAGCGCACGCTGACGTTCGATCTGTCCAGCGTGGTGCGCAACATGGCCGGCCCGTCGAATCCACACAAGCGCCTGCCGACGTCCGACCTCACGCAGCGCGGCATCGCCGGCAACCTCGACGCGGCACGCGCGCAGGAGGCCGAAGGGCTGATGCCCGATGGCGCGGTGATCATCGCCGCCATCACCAGCTGTACGAATACCAGCAACCCGCGCAACGTGATCGCGGCCGGCCTGCTCGCGCGCAACGCGAACGCGCGCGGCCTCACGCGCAAGCCGTGGGTGAAGACCTCGCTCGCGCCGGGTTCGAAGGCCGTGCAGCTGTACCTGGAAGACGCGAAGCTGCTGCCGGAGCTCGAACAACTCGGCTTCGGCATCGTCGCGTTCGCGTGCACGACGTGCAACGGCATGTCGGGCGCGCTGGATCCGGCGATCCAGCAGGAAATCATCGACCGCGACCTGTACGCCACGGCCGTGCTGTCGGGCAACCGCAACTTCGACGGGCGCATCCATCCGTACGCGAAGCAGGCGTTCCTCGCCTCGCCGCCGCTGGTGGTCGCCTACGCCATCGCCGGCACCGTGCGTTTCGACATCGAACGCGACGCGCTGGGCGCGGACGCCGACGGCAAGCCGGTCACGCTCAAGGACATCTGGCCCAGCGACGAGGAAATCGACGCCATCGTCGCGCAGAGCGTGAAGCCGGAGCAGTTCCGCCGCGTGTACGAGCCGATGTTCAACATCCGCGTCGAACACGGCGAACGCGTGAGCCCGCTGTACGACTGGCGCCCGCAGAGCACCTACATCCGCCGCCCGCCGTACTGGGAAGGCGCGCTGGCCGGCGAGCGCACGCTGCGCGGCCTGCGTGCGCTGGCGGTGCTCGGCGACAACATCACGACCGACCACCTGTCGCCGTCGAACGCGATCCTGATGAACAGCGCGGCCGGTGAATACCTGCACAAGATGGGCCTGCCGGAAGAGGACTTCAATTCGTACGCGACGCATCGCGGCGACCACCTCACCGCGCAGCGCGCGACGTTCGCCAATCCCACGCTGATGAACGAGATGGCCGTGATGGATGGCGAAGTGAAGAAGGGGTCGCTGGCGCGCATCGAGCCGGACGGCCAGGTCGTGCGCATGTGGGAAGCGATCGAGACCTACATGGAACGCCGCCAGCCGCTGATCATCATCGCCGGCGCCGACTACGGCCAGGGCTCCTCGCGCGACTGGGCGGCCAAGGGCGTGCGCCTGGCGGGCGTGGAAGCGATCGTCGCCGAAGGTTTCGAGCGCATCCACCGCACGAACCTGATCGGCATGGGCGTGCTGCCGCTGGAGTTCAAGCCGGGCTTCAATCGCACGGTGCTGCGCATCGACGGCACCGAGACCTTCGACGTGATCGGCGAGCGCAAGCCGCGCGCGGACCTCACGCTGGTGATCCATCGCCGCGATGGCGAGCGCGTGGAGGTGCCCGTCACCTGCCGCCTCGACAGCGACGAGGAAGTATCGATCTACGAAGCCGGCGGCGTGCTGCAGCGTTTCGCGCAGGACTTCCTGGAATCGTCGGCGCGCGCGGCCTGA
- the tadA gene encoding tRNA adenosine(34) deaminase TadA, whose product MVQETTNAPQAEDADLHWMRHAMALAERAEREDDEIPVGAVMVSADGEVLGEGWNRNITLRDPTAHAEIVAMREAGQRVGNHRLLGSTLYVTLEPCAMCAMAMVHARVARVVYGARDPKTGAAGSVFDLLADPRHNHRVQVTGGVLGEESGARLTAYFRRKRGKATPAAPQG is encoded by the coding sequence ATGGTTCAGGAAACGACGAACGCGCCGCAGGCCGAAGATGCCGACCTGCATTGGATGCGCCACGCGATGGCGCTGGCCGAACGCGCCGAGCGCGAGGACGACGAGATTCCGGTCGGTGCGGTAATGGTTTCTGCCGACGGCGAAGTGCTGGGCGAGGGCTGGAATCGCAACATCACCCTGCGCGATCCCACCGCGCACGCCGAGATCGTCGCGATGCGCGAAGCCGGGCAGCGCGTGGGCAACCATCGGCTACTGGGTTCGACCCTGTACGTGACGCTGGAGCCGTGCGCGATGTGCGCGATGGCGATGGTGCACGCGCGCGTGGCCCGCGTCGTATACGGCGCGCGCGACCCGAAGACGGGCGCGGCGGGAAGCGTGTTCGATCTGCTCGCCGATCCGCGTCACAACCACCGCGTGCAGGTCACCGGCGGCGTGCTGGGCGAGGAATCCGGTGCGCGGTTGACGGCGTATTTCCGGCGAAAGCGGGGGAAGGCGACGCCCGCTGCGCCGCAAGGCTAG
- a CDS encoding DUF2721 domain-containing protein encodes MPSPVAIDPTHYAVVSAMITPAFFLTAASSMQISSNNRLARVVDRMRADIETLRGLPQGPARVEQEARIAIHRRRSYLVLAAVRMLYAAISAFVGTSLGIAVDAFFGYRLDLVPTGLAVVGVLLMFAASLCLGHEAKLGLRMLDRELDEQLAKDRLEVKE; translated from the coding sequence ATGCCCTCGCCCGTCGCGATCGATCCAACGCATTACGCCGTCGTCTCGGCCATGATCACCCCGGCGTTCTTCCTGACCGCCGCAAGCTCCATGCAGATCTCATCGAACAACCGCCTGGCGCGCGTGGTGGACCGCATGCGCGCGGACATCGAGACGCTCCGGGGCCTGCCGCAGGGCCCGGCCCGCGTGGAGCAGGAAGCACGGATCGCGATCCATCGCCGCCGCTCGTACCTCGTCCTCGCCGCGGTGCGGATGCTCTACGCGGCGATCAGCGCGTTCGTCGGCACGAGCCTGGGCATCGCGGTGGATGCGTTCTTCGGTTACCGGCTGGACCTGGTGCCGACGGGGTTGGCGGTGGTCGGCGTACTGCTGATGTTCGCCGCGTCGCTGTGCCTGGGGCATGAGGCGAAGCTCGGGCTGCGGATGCTGGATCGCGAGCTGGATGAGCAGTTGGCGAAGGATCGGTTGGAAGTGAAGGAGTGA
- the orn gene encoding oligoribonuclease, translating to MAAVPSVNDEHLIWIDLEMTGLDTDRDSILEIATVVTDKQLNVLAEGPELAISHPLSRLEAMDEWNRNQHGRSGLWQRVLDSRVEIAQAEQQTLEFLQRWVPAGKSPMCGNSICQDRRFLHRLMPRLEKHFHYRNLDVSTIKELARRWAPDVLAGVNKDARHTALSDVRDSIAELRHYRGFMGRLGGDAQD from the coding sequence ATGGCGGCCGTCCCTTCTGTGAACGACGAACACCTGATCTGGATCGACCTGGAAATGACCGGGCTCGACACCGACCGCGACTCGATCCTGGAGATCGCCACGGTGGTGACCGACAAGCAGCTCAACGTGCTCGCCGAAGGGCCGGAGCTGGCGATCTCGCATCCGCTGTCGCGGCTGGAAGCGATGGACGAATGGAACCGCAACCAGCATGGCCGTTCGGGCCTGTGGCAGCGCGTGCTCGACAGCCGCGTGGAGATCGCGCAGGCCGAGCAGCAGACGCTCGAGTTCCTGCAGCGCTGGGTGCCGGCGGGCAAGTCGCCGATGTGCGGCAACTCGATCTGCCAGGACCGCCGTTTCCTCCACCGCCTGATGCCGCGGCTGGAGAAGCACTTCCACTACCGCAACCTCGACGTCAGCACGATCAAGGAACTCGCGCGCCGCTGGGCGCCCGACGTGCTGGCTGGCGTCAACAAGGACGCGCGCCATACCGCGCTGAGCGACGTGCGCGACTCCATCGCCGAACTGCGCCACTACCGCGGTTTCATGGGCCGCCTCGGCGGCGACGCGCAGGACTGA
- a CDS encoding mechanosensitive ion channel family protein, whose product MTADPTPQATLQDSLPNITRELAPPAHFSAMTADQFWAWAMDVGIKIGGALLVFYIGHHVAKWIVRAAGRGLTRAHVEATSLQFISRVIYIALLIVLLLAILQGFFGIAPTSFIAILGAAGLAIGLALKDSLSNVASGVMLVTLKPFRVGDVVQIGGSSGTVENVSIFQTKLRGADNQTIVLPNNLITTAPIVNLTPDTRRRIELIIGIGYQDDIDLARAAIMGIMKADKRIFDAPAPDVVVYELADVAVRLGVRCHVSNADHFATKCDLNERIKKAFDRADISIQQAQRDIRAQRRVLEAVQSSTTSAAGVTETAPSSSPEEQSATSSPSPDQQTPPELR is encoded by the coding sequence TTGACCGCCGATCCCACGCCGCAAGCCACGTTGCAGGATTCCCTGCCGAACATCACCCGCGAACTCGCGCCACCGGCGCATTTCAGCGCGATGACGGCCGACCAGTTCTGGGCCTGGGCGATGGACGTGGGCATCAAGATCGGCGGCGCCCTGCTCGTCTTCTACATCGGCCACCACGTCGCCAAGTGGATCGTGCGCGCCGCCGGACGCGGCCTCACGCGCGCGCATGTCGAAGCGACCTCGCTCCAGTTCATCAGCCGCGTGATCTACATCGCGCTGCTGATCGTGCTGCTGCTGGCGATCCTGCAGGGCTTCTTCGGCATCGCACCGACCTCGTTCATCGCGATCCTCGGCGCGGCGGGCCTCGCGATTGGCCTGGCACTGAAGGATTCGCTGTCGAACGTCGCCTCGGGCGTGATGCTGGTGACGCTCAAGCCGTTCCGCGTCGGCGACGTGGTGCAGATCGGCGGGAGCAGCGGCACGGTGGAGAACGTGAGCATTTTCCAGACGAAACTGCGCGGCGCCGACAACCAGACCATCGTGCTGCCGAACAACCTGATCACCACCGCGCCGATCGTGAACCTCACGCCCGACACGCGCCGGCGCATCGAGCTGATCATCGGCATCGGCTACCAGGACGACATCGACCTCGCCCGTGCGGCGATCATGGGCATCATGAAAGCCGACAAGCGCATCTTCGACGCGCCGGCACCGGACGTCGTGGTGTACGAGCTGGCCGACGTTGCGGTGCGCCTGGGCGTGCGTTGCCACGTCAGCAACGCCGATCACTTCGCGACGAAGTGCGACCTCAACGAGCGCATCAAGAAGGCGTTCGACCGCGCCGACATCAGCATCCAGCAGGCGCAGCGCGACATCCGCGCACAGCGGCGCGTACTCGAGGCGGTGCAGTCGTCGACGACCAGTGCGGCCGGCGTCACCGAGACGGCGCCGTCGTCCTCGCCCGAGGAACAATCTGCGACGTCGTCGCCGTCGCCGGACCAGCAGACGCCGCCCGAGCTGCGCTGA